The Nomascus leucogenys isolate Asia chromosome 16, Asia_NLE_v1, whole genome shotgun sequence genome includes a region encoding these proteins:
- the SNAI2 gene encoding zinc finger protein SNAI2, which produces MPRSFLVKKHFNASKKPNYSELDTHTVIISPYLYESYSMPVIPQPEILSSGAYSPITVWTTAAPFHSQLPNGLSPLSGYSSSLGRASPPPPSDTSSKDHSGSESPISDEEERLQSKLSDPHAIEAEKFQCNLCNKTYSTFSGLAKHKQLHCDAQSRKSFSCKYCDKEYVSLGALKMHIRTHTLPCVCKICGKAFSRPWLLQGHIRTHTGEKPFSCPHCNRAFADRSNLRAHLQTHSDVKKYQCKNCSKTFSRMSLLHKHEESGCCVAH; this is translated from the exons ATGCCGCGCTCCTTCCTGGTCAAGAAGCATTTCAACGCCTCCAAAAAGCCAAACTACAGCGAACTGGACACACATAcag TGATTATTTCCCCGTATCTCTATGAGAGTTACTCTATGCCTGTCATACCACAACCAGAGATCCTCAGCTCAGGAGCATACAGCCCCATCACTGTGTGGACTACGGcagctccattccactcccagcTACCCAATGGCCTCTCTCCTCTTTCCGGATACTCCTCATCTTTGGGGCGAGCGAGTCCCCCTCCTCCATCTGACACCTCCTCCAAGGACCACAGTGGCTCAGAAAGCCCCATTAGTGATGAAGAGGAAAGACTACAGTCCAAGCTTTCAGACCCCCATGCCATTGAGGCTGAAAAGTTTCAGTGCAATTTATGCAATAAGACCTATTCAACTTTTTCTGGGCTGGCCAAACATAAGCAGCTGCACTGCGATGCCCAGTCTAGAAAATCTTTCAGCTGTAAATACTGTGACAAGGAATATGTGAGCCTGGGCGCCCTGAAGATGCATATTCGGACCCACACATTACCTTGTGTTTGCAAGATCTGCGGCAAGGCGTTTTCCAGACCCTGGTTGCTTCAAGGACACATTAGAACTCACACGG GGGAGAAGCCTTTTTCTTGCCCTCACTGCAACAGAGCATTTGCAGACAGGTCAAACCTGAGGGCTCATCTGCAGACCCATTCTGATGTAAAGAAATACCAGTGCAAAAACTGCTCCAAAACCTTCTCCAGAATGTCTCTCCTGCACAAACATGAGGAATCTGGCTGCTGTGTAGCACACTGA